Sequence from the Candidatus Methanomethylicota archaeon genome:
CACTTTCTTCCTATCTTCAGTTTCAAGCTCTATGGTAATTTCTGGATGTTCTGCAAAAAGTGTGGCAAGATAAGTTAGGATAACTATTGCCCTCATACCACCACTTAAATTAACTATACATTTCTTTCCCCTTTCACTTTCTATAGCATTTTTCAACCTAGTTATAGAATCAACAGGATCTTCAAGACTTATATACATTTCATCAATTTCAATGTTTTTAGCATAACCTAGAATGAAAGATTTCAGATCGCGTAAAGCAGTTTGACTTCTTTCATCACGTTGTTCAGGTAAAATGACTACTATTTTATCTCCCTCGCTTAAACCATAACGTAATACTGATGATATTACAGGAGCTTCCGTCCAACCAAATGTAATAAAGAGTGTTTTCTTATACATTCAGATCATTATAAAGTAGATTTCCTTATAATATATAAGTATTTCTGAAAGATTCCAAATATTCATGTAAAATTGTGAAATTTTCATAAGCTTAATTGAAAAAGAAGATTTATATATTGCCAAACGATTATACATTATATAGTGAGGTGTTTCAGCTTGAAGGAAGAAGAAATAAAAGAAATGCAAAATGATTCTTCAAGAAACTTAGCCGATGTATTACACTATTTGATATTTCATGCTGGGAACGTCCAGCTTTATCATGAGCTTAGGTTAAGCGTTGGAGATGACTTTGGCAAGTTTTCAGAGATAGTTAGTCGTGCACAGCGAGAGATTATTAGGTTAATGAGGGATGAAGAACATAGAAGCTACATTTCGAAAATGAAGTGGCCAAATGAAAGTGATATAGAATGTGTTCAAAGGTGTCATGCAAAATACGGTAAGAAATACATTCAAGTACTTCTCGGAATGGCAGCTGG
This genomic interval carries:
- the csa3 gene encoding CRISPR-associated CARF protein Csa3, encoding MYKKTLFITFGWTEAPVISSVLRYGLSEGDKIVVILPEQRDERSQTALRDLKSFILGYAKNIEIDEMYISLEDPVDSITRLKNAIESERGKKCIVNLSGGMRAIVILTYLATLFAEHPEITIELETEDRKKVIELPEIRPEDLREFKELPSLAKEIIKHLLSGPIEAPILRKKLKLPPSSFHNIQMKLVQRGYIERERVNKFIVLKLTPRGKLLAKLVGG